From the genome of Acinetobacter sp. TR3:
TTAAACGTCTCAAAGTTGTTGTATCTGCTTCAGATTTAAGTTTATCAAAATCACTTGAGAAAAATTTTTCTCTCAATAAATCACAGCTTTCTTTAGAAGGGTGTTCTATTAGCCAAAGTGCTAAAAAATCCAGCTTCTTATTCAGAGAACACTCAATTTCTCCAATTTTCTCTATAAGAAGAATTTCATCAAGTGACCAATTTTTTTCAAATTGTTTACTCACAGAAGGAGGAATTTTCTTTTTATAGTGTTCTAAATCAAAGCCTATTAAATCTCTTAACGTTTGTTGAATATCTGATTGATCTTTATAGGTTGGATTTGATCTTTGATCCTAGACAGTATCGTGGACAACCGATCCCTCTAAATTCTTGAAATATTTCTGTTCAAAGGCTTCTGGACTTAACCAGCCATTTGCAGAATGCCTTCTGATTCGATTGTAGTAAACTTCAATATACTCAAACAAGATAGCATTTGCCTCTTTTCTCGTAGAAAATACACTGCCATGTACTACATGCCCCTTCAGGGTATGGAAGAAGCTTTCGGTCACTGCATTGTCCCAACAGTTTCCTCGTCTAGACATGCTTTGAATACAGTTATTCGTCAATAATAGCGCCCTAAAATCACGACTACAGTACTGACTACCTTGATCCGAATGCACCATGACACCCGTTGGATAACCCTGACGAGCCATTGCATAATTAAACGCATCACACACCAATTGGCGGTCTATTCGATGGCTGGTTTGCCAACCCACAATACGACGGCTGAATAGATCTAGCATCACACATAAATACAGCCAGCCTTCTTTAGTTCGGATATAGGTAATATCCGTTGTCCAAACTTTATTAGGCTGAGTAACTGTAAATTGGCGATCCAACAAATTTGATGCTGTAGACAAACGATGGTTTGAATCAGTCGTATGCTTGTATTTACGTGCAATCCTACTACGTAAACCAAGCTTTTTTAGCATCCTTCCAACGGTACGTTCGCTCATGCGATAACCTAAATCACGCATGTCATGTACCAATGACGGTGCACCCAAGCGCGCATGATGCTGCCAATATACAACTTTTAAATCATTGTATTTCTGCGCTGTATTGGTCTGGCGTTTTCGCCAGGCATAATAGCCTGAAGTGCTGACATCTAGGCATTTACAGACAGAAGACACAGTGACTTCATTTATATCCATATCTTGAATTACCGTGTACTTTTCTTGGCATGATCTGTCAGAAAGTACACATGCGCTTTTTTTAAGATGTCATTGGCTTCCTTGAGCTGTTTGACTTCTTTTTCTAATTCCAAGATCCGCTGTTGTTCAGGAGAAAGTTGACGTTTGCTTGAACCTACTGGATTGGCTTCACGAATCCATTTATCTAAGGTTGAATAACCCACACCTAATTTATGGGCGATTGCAGCTATAGGCTCGTGGGAGTTTGAAAGTGCATGATCAATTGCTTGCTGTTTAAATTCCGGACTAAAACGTTTAGCCATTTCTTGGATCTCCAAAGATTGAAGTTACGTTATCTTTAGAGGGACATGCTGTCCATTATTTTGGCTAGGATCATTTGCTACCAAAGCATGCTTAGAAGGTTACAAAACCAAGTTTTTCAAATATGCAGATTTTATAGATTTACTAGAACAAGCTATAGATAATTCAAATGAAAAGCCTTTAATAAAAAAGTTAATTAAATTTGATCTCATAGTGTTAGATGATTTTGGGCTTAATCATACTCCTGCAAAAATTGAAAGTTTCCTATTGGATTTCATTGATAGTTTCTCAATGCATGGAAGTTTACTTATCACTAGTCAATTTTCTTATGAATTATGGCATGAAAAATTTAATGACCCTACGATAGCAGATGCAATCTTAGATCGCATTATTCACAACTCGTATACGTTTGAAATAAGTGGCGACTCGATGAGGAAAATTAGTTCTTCTAATAATGAAATAACCACTCTTTAAGAGTGGTTGGTTTTCACGTGAAACGGGTGGCTGATTTTGGGTGTGATATTCATACATGGTTATCGAGTTAAAGAGATCTCCTTAAAACTTCATATTAGTGAAAGAACTGTTACTACCCACCAAGAAAACATTTATCAAAAACTCGACATTCATCACAGATCTTTCCTGCTGCAATTTTCATCATATTATTCTGAATTTTTAAACCTACTCACACCTCGAGAATTAATGATCGTCGAGCTTTTATCTAAAGACTTGAGTAGCTCCAACATATCTATCCAATTAAATCTCAGCATTGAAACTGTCTATAGTTATCGGAAATCAATTAATCGAAAACTCAAAACCATTCAATCAAAATACGATGTTTTGGGGATATTGGCTCATGAAGAAATTTCAGTAAATTAACAAACACAAAAACATCAACAATATTACTGAAAATTAAAAGGTAAAAATTATGAGCGCAGATCCATACCTAGGTGAAATCATGCTAATTCCATACAACTTCGTTCCAAAAGGTTGGGCGGCATGCAATGGACAATTATTATCAATCGCACAAAACCAAGCACTTTTCAGCTTACTTGGTACCATTTATGGTGGTGATGGGAAAACTACTTTCGCACTACCAAATTTAGGTGGACGCTTCGCACTAGGAGTAAACAATAATTTTCCAATTGGACAAGCCGCAGGAAGTCAAAGTACGACTCTCACAATCAATAACTTACCAGCACATACACATGTCGTTGCTAGTCAAACCATCAATGCTTCAGTTTCATTAACACCACAAGCAAGCTCAGCCGGTGGTAATACAAGTAGCCCTGCTAATGCAGCATGGGCAAATGCAAATGATCCTAACACAGGCAGTGTATATGACGTGTTTACTCAAGATACAAGTCAATTAGTCAATATGAAACAGTTAAATGCCACCACGCAAGTCGTTGTTCCTGTGCAAAACACAGGAATATCTGGAGGCAGCCAGCCCGTCAATATCACAAACCCGTATTTAGCTCTTTACTATGTGATCAGCTTAGAAGGTATATACCCTTCACGCTCATAAGAATTCAAATCAATAGAATTAAGTCTTAAAACGATCTTCATCGCTTGTCTTAAGACTTATTGTGGATGCAAGAAACCACTACAAAAAATGGGGCGATATTCGGAAAAGCCATAAGAGTACGAACTATAACTTTTATAAATATTAAAGGAAGTAAAATAATGAGCGGATGTCAATGTGATCCACAAGTCGTTCCAGACTACACAAAAGTAGGTTTTAATGGTGAAAATAGTAATGCTTTACAATCTAGTGTAAAAACAACAAATACAATTGAATCTGTACAAAATCAGTTGAGTAGTACCAATGTACAAGCTTTAAGTCTAAGTGCTTGTGTAGGTGCTTCTTATCGAAACGGCGATGTTTGTTTTGACTTCCCTGTTTTCGGAAATGTTTGTGTAAATGTTCCAATCGGCATCCCTGCAAATGCAAATTTACGCGTATGTGGTGATGTTTGCACAACTTGGGGAATTCCAACAGGGCTTAAAATCACGTTGTATGTCAATGATCAAGCACTTTGGAGTGGTACAGTGGTTGGTAGTTGCTAATTAACTATGGTCATTTTTTGCTTACAGCAAGCTTAGTAATTTCTAAGCTTGTTGATATTAACCAAACATATAAAGATTTATTCAAACAACTATTAATTATATTATAAAAATTAATTTAAATTTTATAAACAATTTAAATTAATTTAAAAAAATATAGCAAATACAGAACCGATGATTATAATAAAAAATATACGTATATTTGATAATCATCATGATAGAACAAATAAAAGATAGATTAAGTTTTTTTGATCAAAATTTACTTAGCTCTGCTTTACCAAAACCAGTTCTGGTTGTTGATGACGACTATATAATTCAAAATAGATTAAAAAAAATTTTAATCGACCTTAACTATAGCAATAACGATTTAATATTTTCTGAAAACTTATCTCAATCTATGCTTGAGGTAAAACAACATAATATTGCATTTGCCTTAGTCGATTTAGGCTTGCCTGATGGCAATGGTACAAAATTAATTCGTAGTTTGAGACAAAAAAATTCTACCATTCCAATTCTTGTTATTTCAGCTTGGAGTACCAGAGATGCAATTTTTAAAGCAATACAAGCTGGTGCAACTGGTTATCTATTGAAAGAACGTGATGATTATGAAGTCACTATTTCAATTAAACAAATATTACAAGGTGGTATTCCAATCGACCCTTTTCTTGCTCAGATTATTTTAACAAATATGGTCAAAAAGCCACAAAAGATTAAAAATTCACCAGAAAATTTATCTGCAAGAGAATTAGAAATTCTAGATTACGTTACTCAGGGATTTAACAATCAAGATATCGCAAATGAATTAGGATTATCGCGTTATACCGTAGAAGCTCATTTACGCAATATATATAGTAAGCTTGCGGTAGATAGTCGTTCTAAAGCAATAAAAATTGCATATTCATTGGGTTTATTCTGAAAATTGGGAAAGAAATTATAAATAAATGTCGATTATTCAAAATTCATTTAACCTATTAATTCCTATTTTCATCATGGCATTTGGTGCTATTTTACTAACCACAACTTTAAAAAAATATTTACCTCCTTCTATTTCTTGGTTATCAATTTTTCTAATGATGACAGGATCTAGTTTATTAATTCTGCATTTAGCTCCTGTTCAAAAAACACCTCATTGGTATTTCTTTTTCAGCTTAA
Proteins encoded in this window:
- a CDS encoding IS3 family transposase (programmed frameshift) translates to MAKRFSPEFKQQAIDHALSNSHEPIAAIAHKLGVGYSTLDKWIREANPVGSSKRQLSPEQQRILELEKEVKQLKEANDNLKKSACVLSDRSCQEKYTVIQDMDINEVTVSSVCKCLDVSTSGYYAWRKRQTNTAQKYNDLKVVYWQHHARLGAPSLVHDMRDLGYRMSERTVGRMLKKLGLRSRIARKYKHTTDSNHRLSTASNLLDRQFTVTQPNKVWTTDITYIRTKEGWLYLCVMLDLFSRRIVGWQTSHRIDRQLVCDAFNYAMARQGYPTGVMVHSDQGSQYCSRDFRALLLTNNCIQSMSRRGNCWDNAVTESFFHTLKGHVVHGSVFSTRKEANAILFEYIEVYYNRIRRHSANGWLSPEAFEQKYFKNLEGSVVHDTV
- a CDS encoding ATP-binding protein, with the protein product MFRGTCCPLFWLGSFATKACLEGYKTKFFKYADFIDLLEQAIDNSNEKPLIKKLIKFDLIVLDDFGLNHTPAKIESFLLDFIDSFSMHGSLLITSQFSYELWHEKFNDPTIADAILDRIIHNSYTFEISGDSMRKISSSNNEITTL
- a CDS encoding LuxR C-terminal-related transcriptional regulator — protein: MIFIHGYRVKEISLKLHISERTVTTHQENIYQKLDIHHRSFLLQFSSYYSEFLNLLTPRELMIVELLSKDLSSSNISIQLNLSIETVYSYRKSINRKLKTIQSKYDVLGILAHEEISVN
- a CDS encoding phage tail protein, coding for MSADPYLGEIMLIPYNFVPKGWAACNGQLLSIAQNQALFSLLGTIYGGDGKTTFALPNLGGRFALGVNNNFPIGQAAGSQSTTLTINNLPAHTHVVASQTINASVSLTPQASSAGGNTSSPANAAWANANDPNTGSVYDVFTQDTSQLVNMKQLNATTQVVVPVQNTGISGGSQPVNITNPYLALYYVISLEGIYPSRS
- a CDS encoding response regulator; this encodes MIEQIKDRLSFFDQNLLSSALPKPVLVVDDDYIIQNRLKKILIDLNYSNNDLIFSENLSQSMLEVKQHNIAFALVDLGLPDGNGTKLIRSLRQKNSTIPILVISAWSTRDAIFKAIQAGATGYLLKERDDYEVTISIKQILQGGIPIDPFLAQIILTNMVKKPQKIKNSPENLSARELEILDYVTQGFNNQDIANELGLSRYTVEAHLRNIYSKLAVDSRSKAIKIAYSLGLF